A region of the Roseobacter denitrificans OCh 114 genome:
CATGGCTGAAGGTACACCAGACATGGCGCGGCCCGTTCACCGTGTCGACTTGTTGCAGCAAAGGCGTGGTGCGGGGCCGGACAACTGCCGACAGATCATCATCGGGGGACGCCTCGAAAAAGAAGCGATCATAGGGCGCCTGCCCCTGCCGGTAGGCATTGAACCACGCGCCCTGACTGGACACATGGTTCAGCACCAGATCGGACATCAGGTGAAACGCATCCCCGATCCGGTTGATATCGGCCCAGTCGCCAAGCTGCGGGTTCACCGCGCGAAAATCGGACACCGCAAAGCCATCGTCGGACGTGAATGGAAAAAACGGCAGGATGTGCACGCCATTGACCACGCCTTTCATGTAGCGCAGCAAAAAGTCATGCAGCAGGTCCAGCGGCTTGTGAGACCCGTCCAGTATAGAGTTGCCATAGGTGATCAGCAGCGCGTCTTTTTCCGTCCACAGGTTGTTGCCCGGCAAACGCCCGCGTTTGCGCGGCTTGGTGCCCTCGGGCCAGAACGCCTCAACGATCTTGCTGGAGAGGATATCAGCATCAATGTCGGGGTAAATCTGGCGGACGAGCGATGCGAGGCGCATGCTGAAGGAGGTCGTCTTGCTGGCTTTCATGTCTTCAATCGTCCGGTGTTCTTGAGGTCTTGCCCTCTAGCCAACATCCTTTGGCGCGATTTGCCCAGAAAATTCCGCCGAAACCGGTGCATGGGGTTATCGGGAAGACGCCCCTGACTAATTCTTTGTCGAATGTTCGGGCGTGTCATCCGATTTTCCCGCCGTAAAGCACCGTCAAAAACGGCCGTAGGGCGAGACACCGTTCACATTCAGGAAAACCGAATAAAGCGATGTGGTGCCACAGATAAACAATCGGTTCAGTTTTTCGCCACCAAAACAGACGTTGGCCACAAACTCCGGTATCAGGATTTTACCGAGCAGTTTCCCATCCGGGGACAGGCAATGCACGCCATCCGCCGCAGAGGTCCAGATGCGACCGTCCGTGTCCAGCCGGAACCCATCGAAAAAACCGCTGTCACAGGTGGCAAAGACATCGCCACCGCTCAGCGTGCCATCAGCTGCCACACTGTGGCGCCGGATATGCGCGGGGCCATCAGGCATATGTGTGCCGCCGGTATCCGCGATATAAAGCTGCGTTTCATCCGGGGAAAAGGCCAGCCCGTTCGGTTTGACATAATCATCGGCGACGATCCGAATGTCCCCGTTGGGATCGACACGGTAAACGTGACACGCCCCGATTTCACTGGGCGCGCGCCTCCCCTCGTAATCCATCATGATGCCGTAGGACGGATCCGTAAACCAGCTTGATCCATCGGATTTGACCACAACATCATTCGGCGAATTCAGCCGCTTTCCCTGGTAGCTGTCAGCGATCACGGTGATGGAGCCATCAGGCTCGGTGCGCGTCACCCGGCGGGACAGATGCTCGCAAGAAACCAGACGCCCCTGCCGGTCCACGCTGTGTCCGTTGGAATTGTTCGAAGGCTGGCGAAAGGTCGAAACACTGCCATCGGTGTCATCCCAGCGCAGAATCCGGTTATTGGGAATATCCGACCAAAGCAGGTAGCGCCCCGCCGCAAACCAAACAGGCCCCTCGGACCAGCGCGCACCGGTCCACAACCGCTCCACGCGCGCGTGACCGATCAGGCAATCGTCAAAGCTGGGGTCAATTGCGTTGAAGCCGGTCCCGTCGATCATCCCGAACATCGCGTTCTTCCTTCTGTTCATCAGGTATATTCATACGGCGCACGCCCCACCCCGGTGCCGCGCGCTGGTTGCCCGGATGCGCCGGGTCCGCGCCCCAGATGGCCTGATAGGTGTCCACGGCAAAACCCTTGCGCTGCAACACGATGAATGCACATAGCAGCATGCTCCACCACAGCCCCAAGGTCAGCCACATCCAATGCGGTGCATTCGCGTGCCACAGCCCGAAAATGATTGTCGCCAAGGCCAACAGGATCGCCGCATATCCAACAGATTTATGTGCATGTTCAAAGAACAGGCGCCATGGTGTCATGTCATAGTGATCCCCGCGCATGGTGCCGCCCGGCATGGTCGGCCCCCCCTTGTCACCGCGCATGAAGCCGAGCGTGACCTGCACAAAAAGGGCCGCAAGCACACCATAGCCCAGCCACCCGTGCCACGACAAAGGCCCGTCAGAAGAGACCCAGTAGAGCAAAACGAACCCCACGACGGAAAGCGCGGCAACCGTCAACTGCCCGAACAGATGACAGCGCCACCAGACCTGCACATCCAATTCGCGTGGCCAGTCCTGACCCGGCAAAACCTTGAAAAACCGCGCGATCAGAACGGCCAGCGGGGCAATCACGCCCCATGCAATGACCATTGTCCGCGCGTGCCATGAAACCGCAAAGCCGACATCATGCACCCGTGTCGGGTCAATCGGCGCAAGCAGCCAGTCCCACATCATCCCTTGACCGCGCCCGCCGTCATGCCGGTAATGATCTGACGGCTCGCAAAGAGCGTGAAGATGATCGGTGGGATGGCAAGCAGCATGCCAGTGGCCATGATCACGCCCCATTCGACATTGAATTCCGACATGTTGTTTACGATCAGAATGGGTACGGTGCGGGTATCACGATCACTCAGAGCCGAGGCCAGCAGGTATTCGTTCCATGCAATCCGAAAGGTAAAAATGGCCGCCGCCGCGAGGCCCGGTTTGATCAGCGGCAAAACGATCTTGAAAAACACCTGAAACGGGCCGGCCCCGTCCACGCGCGCGGCTTCTTCCAACGATCGTGGCACCTGAACAATGAAACTCTGGAGGATCCAGATCACAAAGGGCAGGTTCATCGCGACATAGATCAGGATGATCCCCGAATGCGTCCCGGCCAGACAAACATCACCGCGCCCGCCAAAGGTGTCGCGGATCATGCCGCCGATCAACCCATCGCGATCAAGGCAGAATTCATTGTTCCACAGCCCGAACACCGGCACCAGCAACACGGCGGGCGGGACCATGCGCACCATCAGCGTGCTCATCGACACTGTGTCACGGCCCATGAATCTGAACCGCACCAACGCATAAGCCGCCATACAGCCGATAATCAGCGTCAGCAGGGTCGAGATCAGCGCGATGATCAGCGAGTTGATGAATGCGCCCCCGAATTTCAACGAGCAGAAATCAAGGTGGTCGATTTCGTACCAGAGAATATCACATAGCGCTGTTTCATAATTCTGGATCGTGGGCAAAAACAACAAGCCCGTACCGCCCGACAGGATGTCGACATCCAGCTTGAACGAATTGACCAGCATCAACAGAACCGGCCCCACAGACATAAAGACCAGCGCCACGATGATGGCGTAAAAACCGACCGGTTGGCGTTCTTGTCTGGCGGCCATCAGCTGTCCTCCTCCTGAATCATGGCGTTCAGCCGGGCCGCGCGCGCCTCTTGCCAACGGGTGAAGGCGAACATGCCCAGGGTCAAAAACAGCAGCAGAATAAGCAGATAATTCGACATGGCCGCGGCCACCCCAAGTTCGCGAAACTCCGTCGCGGTGCGGGAAATGCGCAAGGCAAGGATTTCCGTGGACAGACCCGGCCCGCCTTCGGTCATCACAAGGATCACCTCGAGCACCTTGAAGGCATCAATCAGACGCAAAAGCGCGGTGACGATCAGCACGGGCATCATCAGCGGCAGTTTGATATGCCAGATTTGCTGCCAGCCGGTCGCACCGTCAATCCGCGCCGCTTCAAGTGCGGAGCGGGGCAAGGACTGCAGCGCTGCCAGTGACAGAATGAAAATGAAGGGCGTCCACTGCCAGATATCGGCAATGATGATCGACATCAGCGCATGTTCGCCCAGCCAGTCCACCCGGGGCAGACCCAGCTTGTCCAGAAAGCCGTTAAATGTGCCGATGGTCGGGTGGTACATGTAGCGCCACATCAGCCCCACCACCACCGGTGCGATCATCATCGGCAGAATGAACAATGTGCGCAAAATGGACATGCCGCGGATGTTGCGATCCAGCAGCAGCGCAAGGCCTACACCAATCAGCATCTCCAATGTCACAACGAAGAACGCAAACTTCAGCGTGACCACAAGGCTTTCGTGGAAATTCGGATCCCCCCAAAGGGTAATGTAGTTTTTCAGACCAACGAATTCGGCCTCGCCGATTGTCTGACTGGGGTTCCATTCGCGAAAACTGCCCCAGATCATGTAGCCCAGCGGATACATCAGCGCGATGGCCATGATGAGCACGGCAGGGGCCATGAACATGTAAGGCGTCAATCGGTTGGCCATGGCGATGCGCATGAAAACCACTCTTTTCCGGTTCAGCTAAAACAGGCCCGGGGCGCACAAAACAGCGCGCGCCCCGAACGCTGGGAGGTTACTGCCAGGTATAATAGCCGGCGTCTTCCATCACGGCGCGCGTCCGCTCGGCAACGCCGTCCAGTGCTTCCTGGATATCGAGATCTTCGGTCAGCACCTTGGACATCGTGGTGCCGATATCAGCGTTGATCTTGCCCCAGACGGGGATGATCGGGCGCCAGTCCGGGTCTGCATATTTCAGCGCCTCACCGAATGTGGCCGAGAACGGGAATTTCTCGTTCAGGCCGGGGTCCTGATAGGTGGAGAACCGCGAAGGGTTGCCGCCGGCCATCGCGACCTTGAGGTCCCCTTGTTTGGAGGTGAGCCACTGCATCAGCAAAAAGGCGGCTTCCTTGTTTTCAGCATTCTTCGGGATCGCGATTCCGAAGCCACCTGTCTGGCTGCCCCGGCGCACACCTTCGGGGTGCATGGCATAGCCGACTTTGCCCACAACCTTGGAGCGGTCAGGGTCTTCAAACCCGGGCATGAAGGCGATGGAGTCAAGGAACATGGCCGCCTCGCCGTTGGAAAAGGCCGCCGCCGCCTCGGATGGTCCAAAGCTGAGCGATCCTTCGGGGCCACAATCCACGATGGTCTTCAGCGCCTCGGCCGCCTGCTTGCCCGCGGCGTTGTTGATGATCGGGTTCCACGCATCATCAAACACGCGCCCGCCCAATGGCGCGAGGTGCAGCAAAAACGCATGGCTGGCCTGGTGTCCGGATGCGGCACGCGATGCCATACCGCCCATGCCGGGTTCCAGTTCGGGTATTTTACACGCCGCATCCAGCAATTGGTCGTAGGTTTCAGGCTTGGCGATCCCGTGCTTTTCAAAGATGTCCTTGCGATAGGCCAGCACGGAAGTTTCCGACCCGAAAGGTATCCCGAAGAGCGAGCCCGTCGGACCGGGCAGATAGCCTTTTTCCCCGCCCGCAACACCGATGTTCTGAACGTACCCGTCGATCAGGTCTTCGGCATCATAATTCGGGTCAGCCAGCTTGGGGTTCATGAAATATTTGGCAAGGTTTTCAAGCTGATCCGCGAAAACGTAGTCCGCCTTTGAAAACACAACATAGGAAATCAGGTCGTATTCCCCCTCGTCCTGCGCAAGCTCCAACGTCTGACGTTCGCGCATCTTGAGGTAGGGAAGTTGATCAACCTCAACCTCGATCCCGGTTTCTGCGGTGAACTCAGGCAGAACCTTCATTGCCGCATTGTAATGCGGGTGTGCGGGAAAGTTCACGATCAGCGTCGTGCCCGCGTATTCAGCATAAGGGTTAGCGAAAGCCGCACCCGTCATGAAGAGCGCAGCGGAAACGCTGATCCCTGCCCGTTTTAGTGTCGTATACATCTGGTTCCTCCCATAAAAAATTCAGGCCGCTACAGTGCAACCTCACTCTGGCGGTCAAAGAGATGTATCCCCCCTGAATTGACCGCAAACGTCAGCGTCTGGCCCAATGCGACAGGCGTGTCCGAGCCAAGTTCAACCATGATTTTTGCCCCGCCGCAGGTGCAGAGCAAAACAGACTGCGCACCTACGTATTCCGACACCATCACATGCAATTCCAACGCATGCTCCCTGTCGCAATCGGGCGCATAGGTCAGGTCGGATGGCCGTACGCCAATGATCACATCCTTGCTTTTGTTCCGCAGGGCCGCCGACGCCCTCTCGCCCTGCAGCAACAGATCAAACCCGTCACCCTTGGCATAGACCTTGTTGTCCCGCTGCTCGATTTCGGCGTTGAGAAAATTCATCGGTGGCATGCCCAGAAAACCCGCCACGAATTTGTTGACCGGGTGCTTGAACAGCTCTTCTGGGGTGCCCTGCTGCTGAATGTACCCACCATGCATCACCACAATCCTGTCCGCCAATGTCATCGCTTCGATCTGATCATGCGTGACGTAAATCATGTTCTTATGAACACGCTGGCTCATCAGTGCCAGTTCGGCGCGCATCTGACCGCGCAGCTTGGCATCAAGGTTCGAAAGCGGTTCATCAAAAAGAAATGTGCTGGCATCCCGTGTCAGCGCGCGCCCCATGGCAACCCGCTGACGTTGACCGCCTGATAGCTCACCCGGTTTGCGGTTGAGATAATCGCTCAACCCGAGGGTCGCTGCGACGGTGCGGACCTTTTCGTCGATCTCTGCCTTGGGACGCTTTTGCAGGCGCAAAGCGAAGGACATGTTTTTAGCGACGTTCATATGCGGGTAAAGCGCGTAATCCTGAAACACCATCGCCAGATCACGGTCTTTTGGCTCAAGTCGGCTGACGGGCCGCCCATCCACGTAGATTTCACCCTCTGTCACATCCTCAAGCCCTGCGATCATGCGCAACGTCGTGGATTTTCCGCAACCCGAAGGCCCGACAAGAACCGTGAATTCGTTATCGGCCATCTCAAGTTCGATGCCGTGCAAAACCTCTACGTCACCGTATCGCTTGATCAGGTTTTCCAGATGAATAGTCGGCATTCAGCCCGCACCTTATGTCACATTTTCACGCCACCGTATTGATTGTGACCGGTAACACAAGTAATTTTTGAAGGTGTCAGCTTCGTTTCTTTTAAATTCAGCCGGATTTGGTACTGCCGCGAAAGCTCAACTCGGCCTTCACAGCGACCGTCCTTGGGGCCGCGTTTGCGGCATACGCTTCAGAAAACAGGTCGGACAAAAGGGTCCCTGTCGCCTGACCGATACGTTTTGGGTCCACAATTACGGTCGTGATTGATGGGTTTGAAAACCGCGACACTTCAAAATTACCGAAACCCGCGACGCCGATGTCATCAGGCACCGATTTGTTCAACCCGGTCAGCGCGGACAAAACCCCGAACGCCGGAACATCCGAGACGCAAAAGATGCAATCCACATCCGGATACCGACGCAGCAGTTCCGGCGTTGCCACGGCACCATCCTGGATCGAGAGCGGCGGTTTTCCCAGTTGCAGGATCCGGTGTGCAGACAAGCCCGCAGCTTGCATGGCCTGCGAAAAGCCGCGCCGCCGCGCCGCGCCGCGTGTCCACGCGTCATCCGCTTCACCCAGAAAGGCGATGTTGCGATATCCACGCTGGATCAGCCCATGCGTCATTTCGGCCGCTGCCTCGCAGTTGGAAAACCCTATAGTGTGCCCGATGGGATTGTCCGGTCGTTCCCATAGTTCGATAACGGGAACATTGGCCTCGCCGAGCAATTGAATGGTTCTGTCAGAGTGGCCATCGTAGGACAAAACGATCGCCTCCGGCCTGCGCCGCATCATGCTTTCAACGAGCTTTTCCTCGCGTTCGACTGAATAATCCGTGTAACCGAGCAGGATTTGCTGACCAATTTTTTCTAGCTCTTCCGTCAAAGCCTGCACTGTCTCGGCAAAATGCAGGTTGTTCAGCGAGGGGACCAGAACAGCCACAAATCCCGATCTTTTCGTGGTCAGGCTGCCGGCCATTTGATCAGGCACGTAGTTCATATCGCGCACGAGTTGCAAAATGCGCTCACGTGTTTCAGATGAAATGGGACTGTTTTCGCGCAACGCGCGCGATACTGTCATACGGGAAACGCCTGCGGCCCGCGCAACGTCCCGCATTGTAACGGGCGATCTTGGCTTTGATGATTTGGGCAAGGTTAATCTACTCTTGTATCGCCGATCCCATACTGCGCAGAGTCGAACCATGTTGCAAGTAAAGCGCTGTGACGCTCATGGCGTTCGTTTGCTCGCTCGCGCGGCGGCACTGCGTTTGATGCTTTAGCCTGCCAACGGGGTGCGGTGGGTTTGGTGCTTTATAATGCTGGACTCGCCAGCGAAACACCTCAGGATCACCCGCGCAGAAAGAGCGTGACTGGTCCGCACCGATTCATTTTCCTCGCAGCAATCAAGCTGATGCACAACACAACAAAGGCAGTATCGCAGGCCATGATCAAGACACAGAAAACTGGACAGCCATCGCCTGCCTGATCAAGGCCTGTACAATCAACGGAAGCGAACCCTTAGGCTGTCAGTCCTGATTGCTAACCGCCATTTCTGGCAGGCAAAACAAACGGGCACCATCAAAAAACTGCCTTCGACCCGCGCCACTTCCGTCTATCCAGCGCAACAACCGCAACCTTGACAGCCTGTGTTAAAGACGCCTCGAGTATAAGCTATGGCCATTCCGGGCACCCTAGTCATGCCATTGAACGTCGGTGCGGCGAACACCATGAGACCAACTGGAAAATGCTATCACTTCCCAGAGCTTTACAGACCAACCTTGCGGTCGAATATCTTCTGCTCGGGGTTCAAAACCGTCGCACCGGTCGAGATGGCAAAAAGCAAGCGCATAAACGCTGTATTGGCGCGCGCAACCTCCTTGGAATGTTCGGAACGCGCTGGGGTCACTGCTCAGTCGTCTCATCCGAGGACGATCTGTGCGCTTTTGTCC
Encoded here:
- a CDS encoding SMP-30/gluconolactonase/LRE family protein — its product is MFGMIDGTGFNAIDPSFDDCLIGHARVERLWTGARWSEGPVWFAAGRYLLWSDIPNNRILRWDDTDGSVSTFRQPSNNSNGHSVDRQGRLVSCEHLSRRVTRTEPDGSITVIADSYQGKRLNSPNDVVVKSDGSSWFTDPSYGIMMDYEGRRAPSEIGACHVYRVDPNGDIRIVADDYVKPNGLAFSPDETQLYIADTGGTHMPDGPAHIRRHSVAADGTLSGGDVFATCDSGFFDGFRLDTDGRIWTSAADGVHCLSPDGKLLGKILIPEFVANVCFGGEKLNRLFICGTTSLYSVFLNVNGVSPYGRF
- a CDS encoding cytochrome b561 domain-containing protein, with the translated sequence MMWDWLLAPIDPTRVHDVGFAVSWHARTMVIAWGVIAPLAVLIARFFKVLPGQDWPRELDVQVWWRCHLFGQLTVAALSVVGFVLLYWVSSDGPLSWHGWLGYGVLAALFVQVTLGFMRGDKGGPTMPGGTMRGDHYDMTPWRLFFEHAHKSVGYAAILLALATIIFGLWHANAPHWMWLTLGLWWSMLLCAFIVLQRKGFAVDTYQAIWGADPAHPGNQRAAPGWGVRRMNIPDEQKEERDVRDDRRDRLQRN
- a CDS encoding carbohydrate ABC transporter permease, with amino-acid sequence MAARQERQPVGFYAIIVALVFMSVGPVLLMLVNSFKLDVDILSGGTGLLFLPTIQNYETALCDILWYEIDHLDFCSLKFGGAFINSLIIALISTLLTLIIGCMAAYALVRFRFMGRDTVSMSTLMVRMVPPAVLLVPVFGLWNNEFCLDRDGLIGGMIRDTFGGRGDVCLAGTHSGIILIYVAMNLPFVIWILQSFIVQVPRSLEEAARVDGAGPFQVFFKIVLPLIKPGLAAAAIFTFRIAWNEYLLASALSDRDTRTVPILIVNNMSEFNVEWGVIMATGMLLAIPPIIFTLFASRQIITGMTAGAVKG
- a CDS encoding carbohydrate ABC transporter permease translates to MRIAMANRLTPYMFMAPAVLIMAIALMYPLGYMIWGSFREWNPSQTIGEAEFVGLKNYITLWGDPNFHESLVVTLKFAFFVVTLEMLIGVGLALLLDRNIRGMSILRTLFILPMMIAPVVVGLMWRYMYHPTIGTFNGFLDKLGLPRVDWLGEHALMSIIIADIWQWTPFIFILSLAALQSLPRSALEAARIDGATGWQQIWHIKLPLMMPVLIVTALLRLIDAFKVLEVILVMTEGGPGLSTEILALRISRTATEFRELGVAAAMSNYLLILLLFLTLGMFAFTRWQEARAARLNAMIQEEDS
- a CDS encoding extracellular solute-binding protein, with the protein product MYTTLKRAGISVSAALFMTGAAFANPYAEYAGTTLIVNFPAHPHYNAAMKVLPEFTAETGIEVEVDQLPYLKMRERQTLELAQDEGEYDLISYVVFSKADYVFADQLENLAKYFMNPKLADPNYDAEDLIDGYVQNIGVAGGEKGYLPGPTGSLFGIPFGSETSVLAYRKDIFEKHGIAKPETYDQLLDAACKIPELEPGMGGMASRAASGHQASHAFLLHLAPLGGRVFDDAWNPIINNAAGKQAAEALKTIVDCGPEGSLSFGPSEAAAAFSNGEAAMFLDSIAFMPGFEDPDRSKVVGKVGYAMHPEGVRRGSQTGGFGIAIPKNAENKEAAFLLMQWLTSKQGDLKVAMAGGNPSRFSTYQDPGLNEKFPFSATFGEALKYADPDWRPIIPVWGKINADIGTTMSKVLTEDLDIQEALDGVAERTRAVMEDAGYYTWQ
- a CDS encoding ABC transporter ATP-binding protein, with the protein product MPTIHLENLIKRYGDVEVLHGIELEMADNEFTVLVGPSGCGKSTTLRMIAGLEDVTEGEIYVDGRPVSRLEPKDRDLAMVFQDYALYPHMNVAKNMSFALRLQKRPKAEIDEKVRTVAATLGLSDYLNRKPGELSGGQRQRVAMGRALTRDASTFLFDEPLSNLDAKLRGQMRAELALMSQRVHKNMIYVTHDQIEAMTLADRIVVMHGGYIQQQGTPEELFKHPVNKFVAGFLGMPPMNFLNAEIEQRDNKVYAKGDGFDLLLQGERASAALRNKSKDVIIGVRPSDLTYAPDCDREHALELHVMVSEYVGAQSVLLCTCGGAKIMVELGSDTPVALGQTLTFAVNSGGIHLFDRQSEVAL
- a CDS encoding LacI family DNA-binding transcriptional regulator; its protein translation is MTVSRALRENSPISSETRERILQLVRDMNYVPDQMAGSLTTKRSGFVAVLVPSLNNLHFAETVQALTEELEKIGQQILLGYTDYSVEREEKLVESMMRRRPEAIVLSYDGHSDRTIQLLGEANVPVIELWERPDNPIGHTIGFSNCEAAAEMTHGLIQRGYRNIAFLGEADDAWTRGAARRRGFSQAMQAAGLSAHRILQLGKPPLSIQDGAVATPELLRRYPDVDCIFCVSDVPAFGVLSALTGLNKSVPDDIGVAGFGNFEVSRFSNPSITTVIVDPKRIGQATGTLLSDLFSEAYAANAAPRTVAVKAELSFRGSTKSG